CACCTCACTGATGGTAAAATtatgctttttgctttttaaaaaagtttttttaaaaaacttttgtaataaaataacacaaaataaaatttttttaattcttgtaGATATTTTCAACTGCATCTCCTCACTAAAACGTAACATCCTGAGCACCAAATATACCTTCTGCCCTTGCTTGGGTATAAAGTTTGCTTTTAAAGTAACCCTTTCAAAAGTCAGCATTTGGTCTGTCCGTGTGTCCTTTGTCCAAGAATCATAACAGGCTCAAAGGACTCTATTGGTTTAGTTCTACCAATCAACCCCGATTATGCTGGTGTCTACATGCTTCCTGTTCTCCTCATCAGACTTTGGTGTCTCCTGGATCAGCTCCACGGGTCAGAGCTGTGTTTCTGGTTGTAGTTCTGCAGCTCGATCTGGTCTTTGATCTGGTTCATCAGAATCTGAGACAAAAGCATTCCAGCCAGCTGCAAACCAGAAAACATGACAGAAGGTTGAACATGTGTCTCTTCTATTAGAAGCTGTGTGAGTGTTGGTATGTAATCCTCTACCTGTGGTATAGCCAGTCCCAGCGCAATGCCTCCTAGTAAGAACAGGTTGCTGTGGATCCAATCAACTATTTTGTCTATGCAGCCATTGGTGTGAATGCGGTTTCCAGCCTCGATGTAATCCAATTCCTGAATGTTGTGACCGCACATGGTGTTGATTACCTGCCCGCAAACGAGCACACAgttaaaacacatgaaaaacaacaaaaatgaaccACAAAAATCAGTATCAGCATATTCTTAAAAGCAAGTTCACCGTGTCATTTCTTAAGATACAGCAGGAAAAGGGGACAGAGCAGCGTTCTCGGCTGGGGTTGTCCTTGCTGCAGTTGAAATACATGTTCTGTGACCAGTCCAAGTACCTCAAAGCACCACAGCAGTCAAACTGATGAGACAGAAGAGATCAGAAGATGGAGTAGCCACCTAAAAGGCTGCCATCACCCCAACAATTCCACCTTCAGGCTAAATCCTTACCTCTTCCTGACCAAAATCAATAAGGTTTTGCAGATCAATATCATCTCTGTAGTGGACAATGGCATTGTTGATCACCTCGGTCACTTTACCTCTTGCcttgaaagaaaaatgaaaaagtattttatggataaaaaaagtaaataaaacaatgaaataaatcTAGATTAATATGGACAACGTGCAGCAGAGGGCGCTCTCATTTTATAATACACaacctctctccctgtgtgtgttgtttgctTCGTTGGCTGCCAACTCTGACAAGATCAGGAGTTTGGAGCAACCAAACGTGGCACACATGTACATGTTAGGGCCTTGAAGAGTTTCATCTCCGTCAGATTTTGTAACGtcatcatgttgcctagcaacctaaacctttttaaaatcatcctatatttaaatctttttttttttttttttgcctgtcccgtttggctcttttgccatcagaattattgtctaaaggcgaagaaagatgcccaatggatttactttaccaaatggactgtcccagccttgccgtaatggtctatttgattcaccttttattgtttattttattttttattttcactttctagatacgggacagacttgaatgaggaaaagaaaagggagaaagaaagaggggaaaaaaacagcggagaagagggacggggataaagggcaaaaaacaaaacccaacaaaataagcagacaaaaatacataaatcaatcacctggatcactcgttgagaaagaaaaaagaaaacaagcatttaacaagggataaacaacatcatgatgatatatgggaatataacagtaaatactaaatattaaacattattgtgcagcacgtaagatcgacagcgcacagtgtgctttaaggtaggagccaaaaagagtgtagtttgtgtgtgtgagcacccgtgtgtacacctgtgagcatgaacgcgtttgtttttaaaaggttcctacaTGTAATGATCTcttagagggtgtggggagccacagccctgtcctccagggcatgaagcaggtatggaggagatcaaaactccagacatccagaggcccccagaacacaagagaccaaggaagaccaacagaggggcagctgcgccactgtcccagaaagagctgaggagagtcccagatgaggggtcactcagcagccgtagAGCataagccagggggggttgcagtgacgtgcccgggagctccgccggcagccagccgtgcctgagtgaccgagccccaggccgagaggccgagggcaccccacccccgaagtggcccgagcgagccccaggctccagggcccgataagcagccaccaaggagtgagccggtgtgtacctggactcccatccccggacacaaagacccaccaacgcaccgatgtctgagggtgtctgccactggcaggggaagtggtggtggggggagataggcctccaaaccttggaggacctgggatgtccccagagaggtggcgtctgatacccaacctgacatatggacacagacaaacaggcacacacagatacaaacatccattcccaccctcatgctctcatatgcaattactcaacactcacccaacgtggagacaaacacaaagagacactgtacacacaatcacactccccaagcgtactctaagccccaggtctaggtacccctTGAGctggaaactgcacccagacccaggtggtgttacccttttccctgcggtggggagatgcagaccaccccgactccgcagcagcagggaggccccacattccagaccccagtcggacggccaactcctcctcccagcccccccgctccagcaggccacagagaacgggggtgtgagaagactccaaacctccctctgcccgctcatatgtagtgttgatgcatgtgtgttctaaggtgcatttaaaacccaggaggacatggagctacctgccagagagcagcaggtaagcgcacagcccctcctgatagccctcaatgtctacgtgtatttaaaattgagaggtgagcaacgacgccaggggtgaggtgtacaccctgatggcaATTTGGAgtccgtgtagcgtgcccacccccaagatcctatatgtacgtgttatgagagtgtgagtaatgtgaatgtctaagttgtgagataaaattgaaaacaacatttaaatcttacaacaaTAACATCTCCTTTCTATCCAAAAACTTCATTTAGGTAACTAAGCATCTTCCTAGCAATGGGAAATAATGGCCTGTTTTTAAAGCaatctatttttatttcacgACAATCACGTCAAATTTATATCCACAAAAGCTTAGTTATACACGATacaatatattatataatcATGTTGCACAGCAACCAACTAGTGATGAGCTAAAATGACTTTTATTTGTTGtcgttgtttgtttgttgggtttttttttaattaaaagaaaattaatatcATGTGCAACATCATTAATAGGCAAAAGAAGTAGTCTTAAGCACCAGTTTGGAGCATGCTTTTCAAGGTTTTATATTAATGTGAAGCTACTGTATAACCTCTCATATGACTAGTGCTGATATTCTgtataaacataaaacaaaactgtataAAAATCATCAAATGATAAAGAGCCCCCCAAAAGACTATTACACCCAAAGTTATTTATTATAGAAGGAGCAACAAAAGAAACCTATTTAAGTTTTGAAAGAGTTGAGAATACAGAGAACTGAAATACATTTGTGTTTACATTATTCTGATTGATAGAACAGTCCATATTGTTCGATTACCTTATCTGAAAAGATGAAGCCCAGGACACCAGCAGTCAGCTGCAGGATGAAGATCACGATCAGACAGATACAGAACTGGGAGGAGGGAAAAAGAGCAGTCGTTACCACATTGTAATTTAaacctcctcctgtgtctccaTGAAGCTGTTGCTTATGAGCGCCTcacttgtaaaaaaaatgtgcagattAAGCAAGAAAGCAGAGAACAACTAGTGAACTCTagaagcaaaatattttaatggtttCCTAGTGTAACCTGTTTGCTTGGCATAGATAGCACAAATATAACCAATGATCTTAAAAGATTGTGCATTTGGACCCTTAAAGAtataataaaaactttaaaatccaTTAAATTCTTCTTCCTCACAGTTTGCAAGAGGCAGAGGTTTTCTCGGAGGGACCCCACACAACCGCAGAAGGTGATGATGAACATGAGGACCCCCACAATCAACAGCATTACAGCGGGGTCCACAGCGAGACATGCGAGCGCTGTTTCTAAAGCAGAAGGGGAGAGAGAAGACACTCAAAGGataacacagacagagagggcaGGCTGGGAAACATTTCTGGAAATATAattcaaaaactgcattttcaagTATGTTTTTAGTGAAAAAGTGGACTAACAAAGCCttacagaaacaaaagcacTCTACCTATATGTGATGGGACTCCCACTGTGTTATTAAAAAAGACTGTATGCTTCATAAATAGAGAATTGTTTTACCTGCGTGTTTCACAATGCGGGCATACACTCCGATTAACACCAACACCAGAGAAATTATCTGAGAACAAACACATAGAAAAAAAGATTACCCAAGATTTCTTTATCCTTGgggcaattaaaaaaaaattagaagtGAAGTGTAATATGCACTCGAGGGGAATATGAAGAAATATTTCTCTTATGTTTCTGCTTGTACAGGGTGCATCATCATCTTTCCAGAACACTCAATTacaataataagaaaaatgtgCAGTGGCTACACATGAGTCACCGATAAGGCTGCACTGATGATTTTCCAGAAACATTCACTCTGAATCAGTGttaaactgcatcaccaacaaTTGGTTGTTAAAACTAGGAGATTCTTCCAGTCTCTCTGCTTTAATCTGACTATATTAACCTACAGCAACCTGCagacttcattaaaaaaaataaaggctcTTTCACTCTGCACTGCTTTCTCAGTCTCAATAGAATAATAGTAAATACTCTTCCCAGCCTGAATGACATAGATCGAGTTACTGCAGACACTGCGCCTTAATGTGGTGGGAGAGAGAGGTCaggtttgtctttttggaagggTTTAGTTTCACagtcaaagggaaaaaaagggaaaaaaacccacagggGTGATATTAGGAAGGTAATTCATGTCTGCATACGAGTCAGTAATTGCCATGAAAAGAAGTGGCGCGCACTACGAGACTCACTGTAGCTGGAGGGAGCAGAAATGACAACACATTCCATACAAGTTTTTACAGACTTATCCTGTTTGTACACGAGCACTGCCTCAATACTGCTGACACACttatacacaaaaaaaaaacaaaaaaccatgcaaaaaatgaaacaattacAAATATAATAGAATGTGCAAAGGAAACACTACAAACACTGAGCAAGGACATaagaaaaacactaaaactTCATGTCAGATCTTGGTTTAAGCATTCTAATTTTCCTGAAAAAGGGTTAGTCTCCTCACATGGATCTAAACCTCAGCTGGTTAAATCTGCAACAAGAGATCAACTCTAAAAATGCTGTAAGAAATCTCCTTAAGTTCTGGCCCACGGTCACCTGACACCGCAACCCACTGATGGGAACGTTTTGTTTACAACCAACCTTCTGAGCTTCGCAGTTTTACATAATTTGCGGAATTTTAATTTGAATGATGTTATTCAGTCATTTGTTGAAATAGAGATGTATCACCACCTGCACAACCTGGCACAGGGGACAACCTCTGTCAGGAAACAGATGTGAGGTGGGGACATTAAACAAATGTGTGGCCCCATGAGCACATTGACCCTGAAAGTTTGCTTGGCATTGAGTAtgtaacaaaaaaggaaatcagtgaAACTGGGAAAACTCCTTTGTGTTCACATTTTCTGGTGGCTGAAACAAACCACAGCACTGACTGAGGTGACCAAATCCAATCCTGATTTTCAAAGTGAGAATAAAACTTAGTCAATGTTTAAACACTGAGCTGAGAACACCTggtgtatttgtttgtgtgtatgcctTTGTGAGTGAGACCCATACTTCCTTCTCCCTTCTACTCTTTCCCTCAGTTTCACTCTGAACACCAAAGTTAAAGAACAACTAAGTGAAACAAAGCAGCAAAGTGTTCCGCTGACAAGGAAGTGATGCCTTACATGGTTGGCATAACTGAAATCACAGCATAAACGTCTTTGAACTATTTGTTAGTCAAACGTCCCCTGGAAGCTCCAAAGACAAATGATTAACCAGCACACAGAGTTCCTAAAATGAAGGTCACCACACGCAGAGATCAGTCAGTCAATGCTTTTATAATAGCGCGCGATTACTTacccaaaatataaaattaaatatgaacagCAGGTACTTCACAGCTGGGCTGACAAACGTAAACTCCTCGTCAGATCTAGGTGCGCCTCTGCTTGTTCGTGCCATGGCGACAGGTGAGCGTCTTTATTCAAGTTTGCGCGCAAAAAGAGCCAAAAGCTGGGAAAAGGTGTTTCCTAAAGTTAAACCGAACACCTCTCAGCATGATGACGACGACTGATTTGCTGACATGCTGACACATAACAGTAAGGTAACGAGTTCCCAGCTGCCCGCCGACCCTGGTTGATAGTAGCAGGGTGTGTAAAAACTGGGTGTTCCCATTTTttctccactgtgttttttttttgttgtgtgtgtttttgttttgttttgtttttgtttttgcactaaATGTTCCCTGATATTAACAGGGTCCAAGCactgatttaaaagactgagttGGGATTTTATTAATTGGAAACAACGGTTACATTATCAAtaagtacaaaaataaaagcccaatTGTAAGTAAACATGTATGAATGCAACACTAGAGacaaaaaagggcaaaaaatagcatatggaaaaaaatatgatttttcttttcttttctagtcTATTAGAAAAAAGTAAACGTGAACCACATTTGAGCTAAAACTGTCCTCTCGctgtctgcttttattttgaaggcacgATATCGTCATAACATCCGCTTTACCAAGAGGTTATTTCCGTGTTTATTAGGATGTCTGCAGAAGTAATAATCAGTCAAttttatagaaatatataaaatacgaAAATGGCGTGGAAAAGCGAAGGTTTGTGCGATGTTGCGCGTTTGTTTGCTagtaggtttatttattttctttagctCAGAGAAGCCTTCTTAAAACAATTAGGCTGTTAAGCTAACGTTGCTAATTCTCTCTATTCGTATAGCTGTAACCTGTTAATTGCAGTTTCTAGTTAAATTATGTGGTGCTTTCACTCCAAAACCTTTGTTTCCAGTGTCTTCGGCAGACCGTGTTCTTCCTCCAGCCTCTCTGCGTCTCCTTGTCCCTCCAGTGAGACTCATGTCTGCCTTCGTGTGGCAGGTAGCGCAGCAGCTCAAAGTGATGCAGTATGACAAGCTGGCGGACTTCATCAGTTTGGCAACAGAGATGGTCCCAGAGCTGCTCAGTCCCACCCAGAAGGCTCAGCTCATCCTGGGCCTGAGAGCAAGGGTAAGGGATTAGTCCCAactgtaaatacattttaatgtcagTGAAGCTGAGATGAGGAATTAATAACCTATACTAATGTAGTACTTATCTATGTGGCCCCTCAGAGGGTCTTTTTCCTGCCTTCACCTTAATGTGCTAGTGCATGTCTAAGTAATAATATATATGGTAGGTTTTGAATATTGTTGTTAACcacaatttacattttcaccACATTTAAAAGGCTTTGGTAGTTAATTGAACTACTTGGAACATTAGTGAACGTTCCCAGGTGTGGCCAACCTACCAAAAGTGCTCCAAGAGTACATCGACAACTCATCCAGGTGGTTGCAAAACAGTCTTGTTACATCTGGgataaaagtaacacagcatttctttaaaaaaaacatcataccaacagtaaaACATGGAAGTGGTAGTGTGACAGTCTGAAgctactttgttgtttcaggacAGGATGACTTGCTATAATTGGTGGAACCACGAATTCTGCTCTATTCTAGAAAATCCTAAAGGAGAATGTCCAGCTATCGGGTCATGccctgaaagttttttttttttttaggttatttATTCAGCTTATTTTCGTCTAATATTGCAACTTGTTTGATGTAAGTGTGAGAACCAGACAAAAATCTGATCTCAGGAGggtggcaaatactttttcatagcACTTAATGTAAGGCACGAGTTCTGTTAttcatcatttcattcattacatttttgttgCTTTCGAAGTTGAAGTGTTTTGTGTTGCTTGTTATTACATGCCTAAATATTGTGCTTCTGCTCATAGTGACAGtcgttttttttccacagtatgtcgtgatcttttttttttgcagctggtTCTTGAGCTGTGTCGAGGTGATGGTGTATCCAACCTGCAGATGATCCAGAGTCAACTAGATAAAGTCCACACCTGCAGTGTTGAGCTGAGCTCTAATCAGGAGATGGTGGGTGTTTTTAAAGACAATTCAGAGCTGTTTCATCACcaaatttaaaaagacaaaaaagcaagcaaacaaaaaattagacaaacaATGAGCTTTAggaaaaaatagattaaaaatacagaaaaaaacctttttcctgTATTGTGTGTCTTCTTTTTGACAGGCCAGTTCTGATATATTGAAGACATCATACAGCAACTTTGCTAGCCTGGTTCAGAACATTTTGAATGTTCCTTTTGAGAAGGAGTTCTTTTTTCAGGTAAGTTGGTTTCTGAAAAATTCACAAGTCATAAGTTTTGAAGCCTCTGATTTAGCTACAATCAGTGGCTCATATGGTTCTAACTTATCAGTCACAAGGTAGCCACAATCTGTTTTTTTCGTTTTCTGCACACAGTACCATAATTTACATGttgtattaaatgtataaccTATAATCTATGCTTCTCATCAAGTAGATGAACCTATAGTTCAGATATGATTTCTTTAGGAGGTTTTTCCTGCCAACTACGGCTCCATCTATAACCAAAGGATCCAGCAGCTTGTGTCCATCTTTCTGTCCAGACTTGAAGAGCTGCTGCCAGTACCAGACCTGCAGCAGGTACTCCAGCAGTACTACAAAAGTAATTTGCAGCACGAGATCAAAATTTGTAACCTCTAAGATTTTTTGTTCTCTTACAACCTGCATTTCTGTGGTCTTTTCTTTCCATCTCAGACAGCAGCTTGGCTCAATGAAACACCTGTATCAGAAGAAATTGGACTCCATCTGTCTGAACCCTTCAGTTTGAAGACCCTGCTGCATCATCACAGACAGACGGGGACTCTAAGTTCAGGTGggaaccttttttctttttttttaatgaagtatTATAAATGAGTGAGTAATGTGTAATATTATCGGGctttcttctctgacagcacgGTCAAGCAGTGAGGACGATGTCATTTTGTCCACACTAGCCCTCCCTTCTCAAATTGTCGCAGAGGGGTTCACTGAGGCTTATAGTCAGGAAGATCATGACAGTGAAGAACAAACACCATCACTGGAGGGCTTAGAAGAAGAATCAAGTCAAAGCTTTGATGTCACGGCAAATGATTGGCTGCCAAAAAAGAAACCAGGTCAGAAAAAAAAGTAGGAGACCAATATTACTCTTGAATCAGTTAGTCTTATCTCTCTGACTTGCTGtgctttgtactgttttcaggTCCTTTCTCTTGTTTATTCATCTGCCCTCAGTGCTCATTCACACATCGCATAAAGAGAAAAGTCCAGGAGCACATCCAGAGTGAGCACCAGATAACCGCTTCTATTCACACAAACTTTTCTGGGAAAAAAGTCAGGAAGAAGATACGTCAGAATGCTGTGAAAAATCAAGTAAAAGGTGACTCAGACAAACGGAGGAAAACCGAACCAAAAAGTGTGGCTAAAAACTGGGAATGCAAGCAGAAAAATGACAATgtagaaaataaggaaaagcgtAGATGGAAAGAGCCCAAGCAGGAAGACAGAAGGTTTCTGAGCACGCGACCTGTGAACAAAAACTTCACAGAGAAAGAAACCAAATGTCCGATGTGTGAAAAGTTCTTTGAACATCCAAATCAATTGAAGGCTCACATGAAGCTCCACAGCTTCCCCTACCGCTGCAGCCAGTGCGAGAAAGGATTCACCAGCCCATCAGGCTTTTATCAGCACCAGAGGCTTCATAAGAGAGGACGAATATTCATCTGTAACCAGTGCAACAAGGGATTCCTGTGCAGGTATGCACTCAAGCAGCATGAACGCCTGCACAACGGTCCCACCAACTTGTGCAACATCTGCGGGAAATGGTTCAGCAAAGCTGGCATCACGAGACACATGCAGATGCACAGAGGGGAGAAAAACTACCTCTGCACCACTTGCGGGAAATCCTTCTTGTCTTCGGGCGAGCTGCTGCTGCACACTCGGTCTCACACGGGGGAGACGCCCTACACCTGCGTCCAGTGCGGGAAGGGTTTCTCCAGCAAAAGTCACCTAAATGTCCACATGCGCTCTCATACAGGGGAGCGCCCATACCTGTGCTCTGAATGCCCCAAGCGTTTCCTTACGTTAAACTGCCTAAAGAGACACACACTCAGCCACAATGGGGTGAAACCATTCAAGTGTCCAAACTGCGAGAGAGAATTCTCGCAGCAGGGGAATCTGAAAAGACACCTTGCCACTCATAAACCCCACATGTAGTTTGCAGTTCTTATTTTATTGTCAGTCAAACAAGTATATTTCAAACTGGAATTCCAGAATGAACTACCTTCTGTACGAAGAAATAAGTGTGGGAAGCATTAACCATGCAATCGCTGGAAGTATaagctttgttttcttcagtgtattcGGCAGGCATTAAAGTGCACTTGAGCATATACTTACCATCAGCGATGTCAATTTCATTTTAGTTTCACACACCATTACACTCGCTCACATTGTAGTGTAGAAAATCTGATGATGAAGCTTTCTGGGTGGAGTGCTGGTTAAATATGCAACACTTTCACTTTTCAGCTCTCTGTAAAACTATTCTAACTTCATCCCTGTTTAAGAAACCTGCAGCCTTCCCTTTGAGCTGAATCCTATGAATGTTCTTGTGCCACTGAATTTTTTTTGGCATTCTtgtcaaaaatgtaattatcttaaaatttgggggttttctcAAAATTTAGATGTATTCACTTGAACAAAGTTTCAACAACTTTAAATTCTGACTTGtggaaggtgttttttttcagcAGGGGAACAAAAACTCTGTAGGACACAACCCGAAACGTCAGAGAAAACCAGTGCAATCTACACATCCGTTAGCGCCTGAGTGTCATTTCAAGTTTCAGTTGTTTCTTTGGCATTGTCTTACTGTGCGGGATCACCTCACTGCTGCCAGGTGAAGTGattaacatttatttgttaCAATGAAGAAGCCAGGAAATGTCCTCCCAGCATTCACCTTAAAGTTTCTGCAAATCAGGCACACCACCTCTCCCTCAATGACACCTTCTGCATTCAAACTTTGGAAGGAGCCAGGACTGATCCACAGAGTCCTTTACAAACATAGGCATCTGGAAACTTAGAGTGAACACATTTTCTTCCAAAGTTGGACATGTTTAGAGAGCAAAAGCCCACACAGTTCTTAGAAGGAACTcagtagtgttttgttttgtatgagACCCTCTTGTTCTTTGTGAAATAGCTGGTCCATACAATAGCTTTTCAGGACCTTTGATAGTTTTACCGTATTGCATTCACGGCACTTAGGTCATGTCAGAGTTAGTCTATTGAGGAACATGTGAGGATAGAGAcctgtgaaaaacacacaccaCTGTAGGAAATGCAatttatttgcaattttttaatAACATCATTCCTCAGATAAAAATGCAATGTTACAGGAATATACATCAGATATTAATTTAAAACTTGCTTTCAAGGGACCATACAGTCTAAAtatactttttccttttttatttacttgtagCGTGCGTTATAAGCAAGACAGACTCTGTCACCAATGACAGACTGACAAGTTACAGATACAAACTGTACATTACTTATTTACAAATCaactttttgtttggttttttctttcactttttattgaAAATAGGAGTAGAAAAAGTGATTGAATTAATAttctgatttatttcatttgtattCTTTCCCTTtctaaaatctaaaatgaaatgaaggagaaaaaaaatcaagatctctcttttagaaaaaaaagcagaacgagaggaagaaaaaataaaaaggttgtgTCAATCGTGAGATCATGTCACTTAGCAACCTCAGAACAAATGAAATTCCTCGCACAGTCGAGGGGGAGTGGCTTACGTTAAAGAAttcagttacaaaaaaaagaaaagaaaagaaaaaaaatggccaTCTGTCTCCAAAGCTACCAAGCACAATAACACACTCTAGTTCATTTTTCTGATCGTAAATAGTGCTGTTattaaatactacatttaaCAGTAGCGTCACTACTAATATTACAAGGAATTGGTCTTTGTGTGAtcacctctctccaaaaaaataaactcaAGGATTGACAACAGACATCTCTctgacagagaagaagaagaaaaacagctcaGTCCTGTTAATGGCCCTTTAACACTTTGCATGAGTAGTGACGTACACGTAAGATCATACAGAGCAGCATAGCCCTGATATATAAATGAGGAACAGAAAGAAGATAAAGACTGTGCTGTACGTAGAGCTGCGATTCTCTTGCCACTAAATCAAGCTGGCCAAAAGCAGGGAAGTGCCTTCTTTGCTTAAAGAGATGCTCCTGCATCATCAGTAATGGAAGAAAACACTCATGATGCTCTCAAATGGGCCCACTCATCTATTTAAAGCTGCATCTGCACACGCACAAACAGATACAAGACCTCTATGTTTCTAACTCAACTGAGGCCTTTTATGTCTGTGCTGGTCAGAACATCTCTCTTCCATTAATGGCTACGTAGAAGGAAAATCTACAAATATAAAGTGACTCCTCAGGTGTGAGTAAGAGCATATAACTGTATCCTACATTCACGGGGTGATTGGAGAAATAATTCTCATCTGCGATGCAATGTTAAATAGCTCTTGTTTGTAAAATGAAGAGTGGAGAAGCAGATACAGGCGGAGACATTCGTGGTTTTAATGAGGTGAAAGCTGTTCCAAAACCAGAACCGCTGACAGTCAAGTCTGCATTGTAAAGCTGCTGCCACACCTCTGAAGTAATATCCCAAAGAGAGTCGCGTTTGCTGCTACGGAAAGACTCAATCTTAGTGTCAAAACTGAGTGCCAGGCAGGGCTCTCTGTGATTTGGAATGAATGCGGGATAACACACAAGGTCTTTGAGGTCCTGACAAAACAGTCATACTAAATATTCACATAAAAGGTGCTGTTGTAGGTGCCGCTATACAATGAGTGAATTCTAGTCTATACATTATTCCTAAACCCACTGGGCAAGCAAATTTCATCTATCAGGTTCAGCTAAGAGCTTAGCAGCCCTGGAAAAACGTCGCCACCAATATCTG
The Astatotilapia calliptera chromosome 17, fAstCal1.2, whole genome shotgun sequence genome window above contains:
- the tspan33a gene encoding tetraspanin-33 isoform X1; the protein is MARTSRGAPRSDEEFTFVSPAVKYLLFIFNFIFWIISLVLVLIGVYARIVKHAETALACLAVDPAVMLLIVGVLMFIITFCGCVGSLRENLCLLQTFCICLIVIFILQLTAGVLGFIFSDKARGKVTEVINNAIVHYRDDIDLQNLIDFGQEEFDCCGALRYLDWSQNMYFNCSKDNPSRERCSVPFSCCILRNDTVINTMCGHNIQELDYIEAGNRIHTNGCIDKIVDWIHSNLFLLGGIALGLAIPQLAGMLLSQILMNQIKDQIELQNYNQKHSSDPWS
- the tspan33a gene encoding tetraspanin-33 isoform X2 — protein: MLLIVGVLMFIITFCGCVGSLRENLCLLQTFCICLIVIFILQLTAGVLGFIFSDKARGKVTEVINNAIVHYRDDIDLQNLIDFGQEEFDCCGALRYLDWSQNMYFNCSKDNPSRERCSVPFSCCILRNDTVINTMCGHNIQELDYIEAGNRIHTNGCIDKIVDWIHSNLFLLGGIALGLAIPQLAGMLLSQILMNQIKDQIELQNYNQKHSSDPWS